A genomic region of Gemmata massiliana contains the following coding sequences:
- a CDS encoding protoglobin family protein — translation MTHIDEPRLESDLGYRFGYVAGFMGFGADDIAAIHGAAPLLAPLVPGLVDAVYNKLFQQDATWRHFVPRQHEYQGEVPKTVDQLAMDHPQIQFRKQHLGRYLAALVTKPYDGKMVEYLDMVGKMHTPKAGSKDLDVPLVQMNALLGFVADALTATILGLGLDRDTEVKALRAFGKLLWIQNDLITRHYQGEIVRS, via the coding sequence ATGACACACATTGACGAACCGCGGTTGGAATCGGATCTGGGATACCGCTTTGGGTACGTCGCGGGATTCATGGGGTTCGGAGCGGACGACATCGCGGCCATTCACGGCGCGGCACCGCTCCTCGCACCGCTCGTGCCGGGCCTCGTGGATGCCGTTTACAACAAGCTCTTCCAACAGGACGCGACCTGGCGCCACTTCGTCCCGCGCCAGCACGAGTACCAGGGCGAGGTGCCGAAGACCGTCGACCAACTCGCGATGGATCACCCGCAGATCCAGTTCCGCAAGCAGCATCTGGGCCGGTACCTCGCGGCCCTCGTGACGAAACCCTACGACGGCAAAATGGTCGAGTACCTCGACATGGTCGGGAAGATGCACACGCCGAAGGCGGGGAGCAAGGATCTCGACGTGCCGCTCGTGCAGATGAACGCGCTGCTGGGCTTCGTGGCCGACGCACTGACCGCCACGATCCTGGGACTCGGACTCGATCGAGACACCGAAGTGAAGGCGCTCCGCGCGTTCGGCAAACTGCTGTGGATTCAGAACGATCTGATTACGCGGCACTACCAGGGCGAAATCGTGAGGTCGTAG
- a CDS encoding RrF2 family transcriptional regulator produces the protein MFSRTVEYALRAVIHLAHEAPKARTTAQIADATQVPKDYLSKILQGLAKKGLVETQRGVGGGVSLTRTPEEITILDVVNAVEPIARIATCPLNLPNHGANLCPLHRRMDEAMATVEEAFRSSTLAEVLADPSASVPLCDGSGTVQTLKVRNG, from the coding sequence ATGTTCTCACGAACGGTGGAGTACGCCCTGCGCGCAGTGATTCACTTGGCGCACGAAGCGCCCAAAGCGCGAACCACGGCCCAAATCGCCGACGCGACCCAGGTGCCGAAAGACTATCTCTCGAAGATCCTTCAGGGGCTGGCCAAGAAGGGGTTGGTGGAAACGCAGCGCGGGGTTGGGGGCGGGGTTTCACTGACGAGAACGCCGGAAGAAATCACGATTCTCGACGTGGTGAATGCGGTGGAGCCGATCGCGCGTATCGCGACGTGTCCGCTGAACCTGCCGAACCACGGCGCCAACCTGTGTCCGCTGCACCGGCGGATGGACGAAGCGATGGCTACGGTTGAAGAAGCGTTTCGCAGTAGCACGCTGGCCGAGGTGCTAGCCGATCCGAGTGCGAGTGTGCCGCTGTGCGACGGGAGCGGCACGGTGCAAACACTCAAAGTGCGTAACGGGTAA
- a CDS encoding HEAT repeat domain-containing protein produces MSRPKATAAALKQLSDEGDSTDKDQATETLRAALSSGTSAVVAQAAELAGRLTLPRLARDLCAAFERFSGDGMRADRYCAAKVAIVNALRQLKIERAAPYLSGMTCYWPTRPNRGSRDAAAELRIAAAYAHAELGSASEVDELAGLLADPPEDVRLAAVHCVAALGGAICGPLLRLKILLGDDSPSVMAAGFEEILACDKVKHFQVVADYLDSEDSRVRAHAALAIGQSRAPGALDLLIAKWRSTFDDFKPDLLIAVALLRDDRAVEFLLSLLEDHRSTARDALAALAHCHMPRVRQQVEEAIARIGDRELRRQFEELF; encoded by the coding sequence ATGTCGCGCCCCAAAGCAACCGCGGCCGCGCTCAAGCAGTTGTCCGACGAGGGAGATAGCACGGACAAAGATCAGGCAACCGAGACGCTCCGCGCCGCTTTATCGAGCGGGACGAGTGCGGTCGTCGCTCAGGCGGCGGAGTTAGCCGGGCGCCTCACCCTTCCTCGGCTCGCTCGTGACTTGTGCGCCGCGTTCGAGCGCTTCAGCGGCGACGGGATGCGTGCGGATCGGTACTGTGCGGCGAAAGTCGCGATTGTGAACGCACTGCGCCAATTAAAAATCGAGCGCGCCGCACCGTATCTCAGCGGAATGACGTGCTACTGGCCCACTCGACCCAATCGGGGTAGTCGCGACGCGGCCGCCGAGTTGCGAATTGCTGCGGCTTACGCCCACGCAGAATTAGGTTCCGCATCCGAGGTCGATGAACTGGCGGGTTTGCTCGCGGACCCGCCCGAAGACGTGCGCCTGGCCGCAGTTCACTGTGTCGCCGCACTGGGCGGAGCGATTTGCGGCCCGCTCTTGAGGCTGAAGATCCTTCTCGGGGACGACAGCCCGAGCGTCATGGCCGCGGGCTTCGAGGAGATTCTCGCGTGCGACAAGGTGAAACATTTTCAGGTTGTCGCGGACTATCTTGATAGTGAGGACTCGCGTGTTCGGGCGCACGCGGCACTCGCAATCGGCCAATCTCGGGCGCCCGGCGCGCTGGACCTTCTTATCGCCAAGTGGAGAAGCACCTTCGACGACTTCAAGCCCGACCTGCTCATCGCCGTCGCGCTTTTACGGGACGACCGAGCGGTCGAGTTCCTGCTCTCTTTACTTGAGGATCACAGGAGCACGGCCCGCGACGCACTCGCTGCGCTCGCACACTGCCACATGCCCCGAGTCCGGCAGCAAGTCGAAGAAGCGATCGCGCGCATCGGCGACCGCGAACTCCGCCGGCAGTTTGAGGAATTGTTTTAG
- a CDS encoding 2OG-Fe(II) oxygenase: MRKEELDGEQVFVIHDFLTPEECAEYIRVTETVGYGAAPISTGAGFVMAPEVRNNERVMLDNFDWAAKLWNRAKPLLPSPYRERDATALNERFRFYRYDPGQTFRPHTDGHFARNDERSQFTFMVYLSGECEGGETIVYIQDDGLLLPDGTDIRVKPETGKALVFFHYLLHEGAPVRAGRKYVLRTDVMYRVGRDE, encoded by the coding sequence ATGCGAAAAGAAGAACTCGACGGCGAACAGGTGTTCGTGATCCACGACTTCCTCACGCCCGAAGAGTGCGCGGAATACATCCGCGTGACCGAAACCGTGGGCTACGGCGCAGCGCCCATCAGCACGGGTGCCGGGTTCGTGATGGCTCCGGAGGTCCGGAACAACGAGCGCGTGATGCTCGACAACTTCGACTGGGCCGCCAAGCTCTGGAACCGCGCGAAACCGCTCCTGCCGTCCCCGTACCGCGAACGCGATGCGACCGCACTGAACGAACGGTTCCGCTTCTACCGCTACGACCCGGGACAGACGTTCCGCCCGCACACCGACGGGCACTTCGCCCGGAACGACGAGCGGAGCCAGTTCACGTTCATGGTGTACCTGAGTGGCGAATGCGAGGGCGGCGAAACCATCGTCTACATCCAGGACGACGGACTGCTACTCCCGGACGGGACCGACATCCGCGTGAAGCCGGAAACGGGTAAGGCGCTGGTGTTCTTCCACTACTTGTTGCACGAAGGGGCGCCGGTCCGCGCCGGGCGCAAGTACGTACTGCGGACGGACGTGATGTACCGCGTGGGGCGCGACGAGTGA
- a CDS encoding sulfatase family protein — MRRYLSVAVFAVCAFPVRAADKPNIIVMMTDDQRHDFMSCAGHPFIKTPNMDRIAKEGYRYTNAFVTNALCAPSRASLLTGQYSHANGVRDNMGTKLNPDSPWLPDELRKQGYEVAFCGKSHVPGHFREKTWDYYFGFQGQGNYLRPVIAESGADGKIGPDKPYDGWIDDVVTDKALEWVKKGQEKSKGQKPFALFLFFKAPHRAWQPAPRHKDLYADAVVKKPALWEDAGTGKPRAFLQAANMIGQYPDTKDYDGMIRDYCRCLTGVDDNVGKVLKALDDLKIADDTAVMYTSDNGFFLGEWQRFDKRFMHEPSIRVPLLVKLPKVIQRHYRPIGMKLDPMVLNVDIAPTVLDLAGVAPPKAMHGRSVLPFAQLTPAGPLPPHMVPREAWYYEYFEFPDVSHNVNKHRGIRTPKWKFIHYYEPPFKFREEFELYDLEKDPEERVNLANRPAFQATVKELQAKMESLRKEIGSKDEK; from the coding sequence ATGCGACGATACCTCTCGGTTGCGGTTTTCGCGGTGTGCGCGTTTCCCGTTCGCGCCGCGGACAAGCCCAACATCATCGTGATGATGACGGACGACCAGCGGCACGACTTCATGTCGTGCGCCGGGCACCCGTTCATCAAGACGCCGAACATGGACCGCATCGCGAAGGAGGGCTACCGCTACACGAACGCCTTCGTGACTAACGCGCTGTGTGCGCCGAGCCGGGCGTCGCTCCTCACGGGGCAATATTCGCACGCGAATGGTGTCCGGGACAATATGGGCACGAAGCTCAATCCCGATTCGCCGTGGTTGCCGGATGAGTTGCGGAAACAGGGTTACGAGGTCGCGTTTTGTGGGAAATCGCACGTTCCCGGGCACTTCCGCGAAAAGACCTGGGACTATTATTTCGGCTTCCAGGGGCAGGGGAACTACCTCAGACCGGTGATCGCCGAGAGCGGCGCGGACGGCAAGATCGGGCCGGACAAGCCCTACGACGGCTGGATCGACGACGTTGTGACCGACAAGGCGCTTGAGTGGGTGAAGAAGGGACAGGAAAAGAGCAAGGGGCAGAAGCCGTTCGCGCTGTTCCTGTTCTTCAAGGCGCCGCACCGGGCGTGGCAGCCCGCACCGCGTCACAAGGACTTGTACGCGGACGCCGTTGTGAAGAAGCCCGCGTTGTGGGAGGACGCCGGTACCGGTAAGCCGCGTGCATTCCTTCAGGCCGCGAACATGATCGGCCAGTACCCGGACACGAAGGACTACGACGGCATGATCCGCGACTACTGCCGGTGTCTCACCGGGGTAGACGACAACGTGGGTAAGGTGCTGAAGGCACTCGATGATCTGAAAATCGCCGACGACACGGCGGTCATGTACACGTCGGACAACGGGTTCTTTCTGGGTGAATGGCAGCGGTTCGACAAACGGTTCATGCACGAACCAAGTATCCGCGTTCCGCTCCTCGTGAAGCTGCCGAAGGTGATACAACGGCACTACCGACCAATCGGTATGAAGCTCGACCCGATGGTGCTGAACGTGGACATCGCGCCGACGGTGCTGGACCTCGCCGGCGTCGCGCCGCCGAAGGCGATGCACGGGCGGAGCGTGCTACCGTTCGCGCAGCTCACCCCGGCCGGACCGTTGCCGCCGCACATGGTCCCGCGTGAGGCGTGGTACTACGAGTATTTCGAGTTCCCGGACGTGTCGCACAACGTGAACAAGCACCGCGGCATCCGGACGCCGAAATGGAAGTTCATTCACTACTACGAGCCGCCGTTCAAGTTCCGCGAGGAGTTTGAACTGTACGACCTGGAAAAAGACCCCGAGGAGCGCGTGAATCTCGCGAACCGGCCCGCGTTCCAGGCCACCGTGAAGGAACTGCAAGCGAAAATGGAATCGCTGCGCAAAGAGATCGGGTCCAAGGACGAGAAGTAG
- a CDS encoding tetratricopeptide repeat protein has product MADDPTIQSPPRTTLTEVQTELPHLPESDALPVLSGYTVSHEIARGGMGVVFAAHDLAFARDVAIKVMHAGLDASRFVIESRVTARLAHPGVPPVHALGTLSDARPYLVMKLIHGRTLTEELRHTDLPRLPASFEQICQTVGFAHSQGIIHRDLKPSNIMVGAFGEVQVMDWGLAKELRDAEQDTVPDVPTLRTSNFLETIAGQVKGTPAFMAPEQARGEAVDARADVFALGGILAVMLTGKPPFIGNTVLDTVLKAAQAQLSDCFAQLDASGADAELIAVARRCLAPDPGDRYPDGASVAEAVSAYRAGVEERLSRAQRDRAAAEARTAEAVNTRREAEARLVEQRKRRRVQLALAVAVLLMVVGGGAVAWQQDRQAAERKLTAQREEAERLADSEHLEADRRAVEARLVGERDAEARNKSAQAQQGVEASLRLAADLRGQYKFGQARAALAQAENLARGGAPERFAEVEQARADLSFVTELDEVRFRKWVFVIANGRGEFNTQSAPPGYRKAFAGRGLDVTTLDSVEAARRVTASSVRIETVAALDDWALYEPDAKVRERLLEIARRADPGLWTDRFRDPAVRTNKAAVAKLAAEADSAAVSSTALGGLAELMERNGLNPVPMLSAARGRYPADFQLAFVLALWQKGGRQIGPYEAARALRPEHLTTWNNLGFALYMQSDFDGAIAALRGAIRIDPTYPSPHNNLGVALYAKGDWTGAAAAWGELVRLSPLDAKAHDNLGLVRHQMGDLKGAEASYREAIRLDPKLAAAYSNLGAVYLNRDDLPEAIRWARTATQIDPTYPNAFALLGQLLFKSGDIPGARTALTEAARLNPPRYSSLLARLPPLTVAPPPREIRR; this is encoded by the coding sequence ATGGCCGACGACCCGACGATTCAGAGCCCACCGCGGACAACGCTAACCGAGGTGCAGACCGAATTACCGCACCTCCCGGAATCTGACGCACTTCCGGTGTTGTCGGGCTACACCGTGTCGCACGAGATCGCGCGCGGCGGAATGGGCGTCGTGTTCGCCGCGCACGATCTGGCCTTCGCGCGTGACGTGGCGATCAAAGTCATGCATGCGGGGCTGGACGCGAGCCGGTTCGTGATCGAGTCGCGCGTCACGGCCCGGCTCGCGCACCCCGGCGTTCCGCCCGTACACGCCCTCGGCACACTGTCTGACGCGCGCCCCTATCTCGTCATGAAGCTCATCCACGGGCGCACGCTCACCGAGGAATTGCGACACACGGACCTTCCGCGACTCCCGGCGTCGTTCGAGCAAATCTGTCAGACGGTGGGCTTCGCGCACTCCCAGGGGATCATTCACCGCGACCTGAAGCCGTCGAACATCATGGTCGGGGCGTTCGGTGAAGTACAGGTCATGGATTGGGGGCTGGCGAAAGAGTTGCGGGACGCGGAGCAAGATACCGTGCCCGACGTCCCCACACTTCGCACCTCAAATTTCCTGGAAACAATTGCAGGGCAGGTGAAGGGCACGCCGGCGTTCATGGCGCCGGAGCAAGCACGCGGAGAAGCGGTCGATGCGCGGGCGGATGTGTTCGCGCTCGGTGGCATCCTGGCCGTCATGCTGACGGGGAAGCCACCGTTTATCGGCAACACCGTCCTCGACACCGTACTGAAGGCGGCTCAAGCCCAACTGAGTGACTGCTTCGCGCAACTCGATGCGAGCGGTGCCGATGCGGAACTGATCGCGGTCGCGCGTCGGTGCCTGGCGCCTGATCCGGGTGACCGGTACCCGGACGGCGCATCCGTGGCCGAGGCCGTGAGCGCGTACCGGGCGGGTGTCGAGGAGCGTCTGAGTCGCGCCCAACGCGATCGCGCCGCGGCCGAAGCGCGGACGGCCGAAGCGGTGAACACTCGGCGCGAAGCCGAAGCGCGACTGGTCGAACAGCGGAAACGCCGGCGCGTGCAGTTGGCGCTGGCGGTCGCGGTGCTGCTGATGGTGGTTGGGGGCGGTGCGGTCGCGTGGCAGCAGGATCGGCAGGCGGCCGAGCGGAAACTCACGGCCCAACGCGAAGAGGCCGAGCGACTCGCGGACAGCGAGCACCTGGAGGCGGACCGCCGTGCGGTTGAGGCGCGGCTCGTGGGCGAGCGCGACGCCGAGGCTCGCAACAAGAGCGCACAGGCACAGCAAGGCGTCGAGGCCAGCCTGCGGCTCGCGGCCGATCTCCGGGGACAGTACAAGTTTGGTCAGGCACGTGCCGCGCTCGCGCAAGCCGAGAACTTGGCTCGGGGAGGGGCACCAGAACGATTCGCGGAAGTCGAGCAGGCGCGAGCTGATTTGTCCTTCGTCACCGAACTGGATGAGGTGCGATTCCGCAAGTGGGTGTTTGTGATCGCGAACGGGAGGGGAGAGTTCAACACTCAGAGCGCGCCGCCCGGCTACCGAAAGGCGTTCGCGGGCCGCGGACTGGATGTGACGACCCTCGACTCCGTCGAAGCGGCGCGGCGGGTGACTGCGTCGAGTGTGCGGATTGAAACCGTGGCCGCGTTGGACGACTGGGCGCTGTACGAACCGGACGCGAAGGTTCGGGAGCGATTGTTGGAAATCGCCCGGCGCGCTGATCCTGGACTGTGGACCGACCGGTTCCGCGATCCGGCCGTTCGCACGAACAAGGCCGCTGTCGCGAAACTCGCTGCGGAAGCAGATTCGGCAGCAGTTTCGTCCACCGCGCTTGGTGGTTTGGCCGAATTGATGGAGCGGAACGGCTTGAACCCCGTTCCGATGCTGTCGGCCGCACGCGGACGGTACCCGGCCGATTTCCAGTTGGCGTTCGTGTTAGCTTTGTGGCAGAAGGGCGGTCGGCAAATCGGCCCTTACGAGGCCGCTCGTGCGCTCCGGCCCGAACACCTCACCACCTGGAACAACCTGGGATTTGCGCTGTACATGCAGAGCGATTTCGATGGAGCTATCGCGGCTCTTCGAGGGGCGATACGCATCGATCCGACGTACCCGTCCCCGCACAACAACCTGGGTGTTGCACTGTATGCAAAGGGCGACTGGACGGGGGCCGCGGCCGCGTGGGGCGAACTCGTCCGGCTCAGCCCGCTCGATGCGAAAGCACACGATAACTTGGGCTTGGTGCGGCATCAGATGGGTGATCTGAAAGGCGCTGAAGCCTCGTACCGTGAAGCGATACGGCTCGATCCGAAACTCGCTGCGGCTTACAGCAATTTGGGAGCGGTTTACCTCAACCGCGATGACCTCCCGGAAGCGATTCGCTGGGCGCGCACCGCGACTCAAATCGATCCGACGTACCCCAACGCCTTTGCACTATTGGGGCAACTGCTGTTCAAATCCGGCGACATCCCCGGCGCACGAACCGCGTTGACGGAAGCCGCTCGGCTCAACCCGCCGCGCTACTCGTCGCTTCTTGCGAGGTTGCCTCCGCTAACGGTCGCTCCGCCGCCACGAGAAATCCGGCGGTAG
- a CDS encoding protein kinase domain-containing protein → MLQPLELPVAHGYVMMREVARGGMGVVYAAHDSVFDREVAVKVMHVGQDAERFVVESKVTARLPHPGIPPCYALGALPDGRPFLAMKLISGRTLADELKTAGRNDLPRLLGIFEEICQTVGFAHSQGVIHRDLKPANVMVGDFGEVLVMDWGLAKLIDSNQKLATQSESISFTRESSAVETVAGLVKGTPAYMAPEQARGELVDVRTDVFALGGLLAVMLTGKPPFLGDTVLDTVLKAAQGELSKCFTRLDTCEADTALVQLAKRCLAVQAKDRFENGQAVAEAVAAYRTSVEERLQKTERDRAVSEAESREQRKRRKVQLALLAAGLLLVACGGVFVWWEDKQATARRYENDKMLDRFIGINRYGGQSEARQLGAQVQLRWVQLEAAARNQQLRELLQKGERLKDDPGAGAKLDQLLAELKEYGDKQFSDSEKASIWFANDAGGYQRGPSPPSEPSRHKYRGYRDYFNGVGEFPETASGTPPGIITRPHRSVAYRRKQDTGESVWAVAFTMPVMSDGPNPKPIGVVGMMIDLADAAPEDTNRFSVLIDTRPDFKTGRRGLILRHPYWSATKGESAPPLYYADAVVKWADTMREVGSDDLPLESGDEYVDPVSVSRNGILGQSVFEGRWLAAARRVRVGPDKVDTGWVVLVQMRWK, encoded by the coding sequence TTGCTTCAGCCTCTCGAACTGCCGGTGGCGCACGGCTACGTCATGATGCGCGAGGTGGCGCGTGGGGGGATGGGGGTCGTGTATGCGGCTCACGATTCCGTTTTCGATCGCGAAGTCGCAGTAAAAGTCATGCACGTGGGGCAGGACGCTGAACGATTCGTTGTCGAGTCAAAAGTGACGGCGCGGCTTCCGCACCCCGGTATCCCGCCGTGCTACGCCCTCGGCGCATTACCCGACGGGCGGCCGTTCCTCGCGATGAAGCTGATCAGCGGGCGAACACTCGCGGACGAACTGAAAACTGCCGGACGAAACGACTTGCCCCGGCTCCTCGGCATTTTTGAGGAAATTTGTCAAACGGTTGGCTTTGCGCACTCGCAAGGGGTGATTCACCGAGATCTGAAGCCGGCAAACGTGATGGTCGGTGACTTCGGCGAGGTGTTAGTCATGGATTGGGGACTCGCGAAGTTAATTGACAGTAACCAAAAACTGGCGACCCAAAGTGAGTCGATCAGTTTTACACGCGAGAGCAGTGCAGTGGAAACTGTAGCCGGTCTGGTAAAAGGTACACCAGCTTACATGGCTCCGGAACAAGCCCGGGGGGAATTGGTGGACGTGCGGACCGATGTCTTTGCGCTGGGCGGGCTCCTCGCTGTCATGCTAACCGGTAAGCCCCCTTTTCTCGGTGACACTGTATTGGACACCGTGCTAAAGGCCGCTCAAGGAGAACTAAGCAAGTGCTTTACCCGACTTGATACGTGTGAAGCCGATACGGCGCTGGTGCAACTAGCGAAACGGTGCCTCGCAGTGCAAGCAAAAGATCGATTCGAGAACGGACAGGCGGTTGCCGAAGCGGTTGCAGCGTATCGAACGAGTGTGGAGGAACGGCTGCAAAAAACTGAGCGCGACCGAGCCGTGAGTGAAGCGGAATCGCGTGAACAGCGTAAACGTCGTAAGGTCCAACTCGCTCTCCTTGCTGCTGGATTACTACTCGTGGCGTGCGGTGGCGTATTTGTTTGGTGGGAAGATAAACAGGCCACTGCCCGAAGATATGAAAATGATAAAATGCTAGATAGATTCATTGGGATTAATCGATACGGGGGGCAGTCAGAAGCGCGGCAACTCGGGGCGCAGGTCCAGCTCCGGTGGGTACAACTCGAAGCCGCGGCCCGTAACCAACAGCTCCGCGAACTGCTCCAGAAAGGCGAGCGGTTGAAGGACGACCCCGGCGCGGGAGCGAAACTCGATCAACTGCTGGCCGAGTTGAAGGAGTACGGCGACAAACAGTTCTCGGACTCGGAGAAGGCGTCCATCTGGTTCGCGAACGACGCGGGCGGGTACCAGCGCGGCCCCTCTCCGCCGTCTGAACCGAGCCGCCACAAGTACCGTGGGTACCGGGACTACTTCAACGGGGTGGGCGAGTTTCCGGAAACGGCGTCCGGCACCCCGCCGGGGATCATCACACGCCCGCACCGCTCGGTCGCATACCGCCGCAAGCAGGACACTGGGGAGAGTGTGTGGGCGGTGGCGTTCACGATGCCCGTCATGAGCGACGGCCCGAACCCGAAGCCGATCGGCGTCGTGGGGATGATGATCGACCTCGCGGACGCCGCGCCCGAGGATACGAACCGGTTCTCGGTGCTGATCGACACGCGGCCGGACTTCAAAACCGGGCGCCGCGGACTGATCCTGCGACACCCGTACTGGTCGGCAACGAAGGGCGAGAGCGCCCCGCCTCTCTACTACGCGGACGCGGTGGTGAAGTGGGCCGACACGATGCGCGAGGTGGGGAGTGACGATCTGCCGTTGGAAAGTGGGGACGAATATGTCGATCCTGTGTCGGTCTCACGTAATGGTATATTAGGCCAATCTGTTTTTGAAGGTAGGTGGCTGGCGGCCGCCCGCCGTGTGCGTGTGGGGCCGGACAAGGTCGATACGGGTTGGGTAGTACTGGTGCAGATGCGTTGGAAATAG
- the groL gene encoding chaperonin GroEL (60 kDa chaperone family; promotes refolding of misfolded polypeptides especially under stressful conditions; forms two stacked rings of heptamers to form a barrel-shaped 14mer; ends can be capped by GroES; misfolded proteins enter the barrel where they are refolded when GroES binds), translating to MAAKQLSYADDARQKLLSGASKLARAVRSTLGPRGRNAVLDKGWGAPNVTKDGVSVAEDIELKDPFENMGAQLVKEAASKTSDVAGDGTTTATVLAEFIFREGLKSVAGGHDPMALVRGIQKSVDKVVEELHNLAETIDPKDNKSITEVASIAANNDKEIGKKLAEAMKLVGAANGVITIEEGKTAETSINVVQGMQFDRGYLSPHFVTNPETVTCEFDNPYILIYEEKISSLKTILPLLEWAHKEKAQLLIIAEDIEGDALAGLVLNKLKGVVQVCAVKAPGYGDRRKAMMEDIAILTGGKAIFKDLAIQLDAVTQTAKGPVPTVVHDKGTLGRAKKVKIDAENTTVTEGKGDKTAIEGRAESIRREIEKTESEYDREKLQERLAKLAGGVAQLKVGGATETAMKERKALYEDSLHATRAAIAEGIVPGGGVALLNARKVIEKSKLAGDEGEGARVLFRALEMPCRMIAENAGVDGTVVVSKILKGESKNFGYNADTDEYTDLRKVGVIDPVKVTRSALQHGASVACLLLTTECMIADIPEPKKAGGDHHDHDHGGGMGGMGGMGGMGGMGGMGGMPGMM from the coding sequence ATGGCAGCCAAGCAACTTTCCTACGCCGATGATGCCCGGCAGAAGCTTCTCTCCGGGGCCAGTAAGCTCGCTCGTGCTGTTCGCTCCACGCTCGGGCCGCGCGGCCGCAACGCCGTTCTCGACAAGGGCTGGGGCGCGCCGAACGTCACCAAGGACGGGGTCTCCGTCGCCGAAGACATCGAGCTGAAAGACCCGTTCGAGAACATGGGCGCGCAGCTCGTCAAGGAAGCGGCGAGCAAGACCTCCGACGTGGCCGGCGACGGCACCACCACCGCGACCGTTCTCGCCGAGTTCATCTTCCGCGAGGGGCTGAAGAGCGTCGCCGGCGGGCACGACCCGATGGCGCTCGTGCGCGGCATCCAGAAGAGCGTCGATAAGGTCGTCGAGGAACTCCACAACCTCGCCGAGACGATCGACCCGAAGGACAACAAGAGCATCACCGAGGTCGCCAGCATCGCGGCCAACAACGACAAGGAAATCGGCAAGAAGCTCGCCGAAGCGATGAAGCTGGTCGGCGCCGCCAACGGCGTCATCACCATCGAAGAAGGCAAGACCGCCGAAACCTCGATCAACGTCGTCCAGGGGATGCAGTTCGACCGCGGGTACCTCTCGCCGCACTTCGTCACCAACCCCGAAACGGTGACGTGCGAGTTCGATAACCCGTACATCCTCATCTACGAAGAGAAGATCAGCAGCCTCAAGACGATCCTCCCGCTGCTCGAATGGGCGCACAAGGAAAAGGCCCAACTGCTCATCATCGCCGAAGACATCGAAGGCGACGCGCTCGCGGGCCTCGTGCTGAACAAGCTCAAGGGCGTCGTTCAGGTGTGTGCGGTGAAGGCGCCGGGCTACGGCGATCGCCGCAAGGCCATGATGGAAGACATCGCCATCCTCACCGGCGGTAAGGCGATCTTCAAAGACCTCGCGATCCAACTCGACGCCGTCACCCAGACCGCGAAGGGGCCGGTGCCGACGGTCGTCCACGACAAGGGGACGCTGGGCCGCGCCAAGAAGGTGAAGATCGACGCCGAGAACACGACCGTCACCGAAGGCAAGGGCGACAAGACCGCGATCGAGGGCCGCGCCGAGTCGATCCGCCGGGAAATCGAGAAGACCGAGAGCGAGTACGACCGCGAGAAACTGCAAGAGCGCCTGGCGAAGCTCGCCGGCGGCGTGGCGCAGCTCAAGGTCGGCGGCGCGACCGAAACCGCGATGAAGGAACGCAAGGCGCTGTACGAAGACAGCCTCCACGCGACCCGCGCGGCCATCGCCGAAGGCATCGTGCCCGGCGGCGGCGTGGCCCTTCTCAACGCCCGTAAAGTGATCGAGAAGAGCAAGCTCGCGGGCGACGAGGGCGAAGGCGCCCGCGTGCTGTTCCGGGCGCTCGAAATGCCCTGCCGCATGATCGCGGAGAACGCCGGTGTGGACGGCACCGTAGTCGTGTCCAAGATCCTCAAGGGCGAGAGCAAGAACTTCGGGTACAACGCGGACACGGACGAGTACACCGACCTCCGCAAGGTCGGCGTCATCGACCCGGTCAAGGTCACCCGCAGCGCGCTCCAGCACGGGGCGAGCGTCGCGTGCCTCCTCCTCACCACCGAGTGCATGATCGCCGACATCCCCGAGCCGAAGAAGGCGGGCGGCGACCACCACGACCACGATCACGGTGGCGGGATGGGTGGCATGGGCGGGATGGGTGGCATGGGCGGGATGGGTGGCATGGGCGGCATGCCTGGGATGATGTAG
- the groES gene encoding co-chaperone GroES: protein MAKAEKQLTLKPLDDRVVLEPTEAEEKSAGGILLPDTAKQKPQQGKVVAVGPGKLSDKGARTALAVKVGDVVLFGKYSGSDVEVNGKEYKIVRESEILGKLNK, encoded by the coding sequence ATGGCCAAAGCAGAAAAGCAACTGACCCTGAAGCCGCTCGACGACCGCGTGGTGCTGGAGCCGACCGAGGCGGAAGAAAAGTCGGCCGGCGGCATCCTGCTGCCCGACACCGCCAAGCAGAAGCCGCAGCAGGGCAAGGTGGTCGCGGTCGGCCCGGGTAAACTCTCGGACAAGGGTGCCCGCACCGCGCTGGCCGTGAAGGTCGGCGACGTCGTGTTGTTCGGCAAGTACAGCGGGTCCGACGTCGAAGTGAACGGCAAGGAATACAAGATCGTCCGCGAGTCCGAGATCCTCGGCAAGCTCAACAAGTAA